cAATTACCTTACTCCATGTGTAAGCTATTAGAGGCTCATGTGCCCTAAAAATGAGATTCCTCATTGTCCTGGTGACCTGAAGAACTCCTCTTGACCTGGTCCTCGTCAGCCCCTTCACTTCAAGTTCCCATTGCTCACCTTTGCTGGACTTTAGCCTCTCCCTCTTTACAGATCAGCCTAGAGCTCAAAAGCTCTCCCACAGCCTTAGCTCCGCCCCTTACTGTGTAACCATGAGAACATCTTGTAACCTCTCTGTGCTCTGTGGATGTTGCTGATGATGGCAGAGGGCTGCTGGGAGATTCACTGAAGGAAGACAAGCACAGCTTTCACAACCGTCTGGCCCTTTGTGCATGTCACACATTGACCCAGAGGCTCCCACATTGAAGGTTTCCTGGCTCGGGGTCTCTGTACTCATCCTTCCCTTTGTATTGTGTGCTCTGTTACATTTGTCCAGTTCCTCTCTCACTGTGTTCAGGTTCCTTCCCAAATGTCCCCTCCCGAGAGAGGCCTTAGCTCACTCTACCGTGTAAAGCAGAGCTCTGCAGGGCTCCTCCATTGCTCTGTGCTGATGATGTGAAGTCCTCACCTGAGATCATGTGAACTTTAACAGTGGTCTGGCTGGGTGCCAGGTCCTGGATAACACCACAGCAGTGCCAGGCTTGGGAGCACAGCCAGCATGTGGTAGATGCTGTATGGGTGGCTGTCCACAACAATGTGACAACGGATGGACTATGAAGATGGTAGGAAACTGGCCAGACCCAGAATCAGGCTGCCATCCTGGGGAGCAATGTGGTGCTGCTGGCTGGCAGCCTGATCCTGGGTCTGGCCAGCTCCCACCAGTGGGTGGGTCTGTGGATAGATGGGTCAATGCATCAATGGGTAGTTGGGCAAATTAaaggggaaatggagagagaaacggatggctggctgggtgggtgcaggatagatggatgggtggatagataagTGTGTGACTCCATGGCTTGGTAaacataaagaaggaaggaaggaaggagaagagagatgaaTGAGTATGTATGTtggcagaaggaagggagggagggaaaagcagAGAGTTGGCTGGAAGGATAGATGGTTGCatagataaataaacagaagtatatgtgtgtggatggatggggaaggaaaggagggaaggaggaggagtgggcAGATGGCTGTCTGGatgactggatggatggatggaagaagaTGTGAAAGAAGGATAAGTAGttgactgatatatatatatgtatatatatatatatatgtatatatacacacacacacacacatatatatatatatatatatatatatatatatatatatatatatatatatatatatataaagagtaGGAGTGTGTGGAGACATGCTGAGCAAACAAATGACTACTTGGATGGTTAGATTGAGGggtggaaagatggatggatgtgtcaatggatagaaggaaggaaggaagagcaggtGGTTGAACAGTAGGCAGCTGGATGGATGGAGGGCTGACAGACAGAAGGTTAGGCATGACACACAGACCCTCTGTGACAGTCACTATGAGCCCTACCCTGTCATTTTGTTTTCCCAGGCCTTCGCCCAGCTGTCCTCCcactctgtgcctctgtgtctctgctggGAGGTCTGACCTTTGGCTATGAGCTGGCTGTCATATCCGGTGCCCTCCTGCCACTACAGCTGGACTTCGGGCTGAGTTGCCTGGAACAGGAGCTCCTGGTGGGCAGTCTGCTCTTGGGTGCTCTCCTTGCCTCCCTTGTCGGGGGCTTCCTCATTGACCGCTATGGCAGGAGACGAGCCATCCTGGGGAGCAATGTGGTGCTGCTGGCTGGCAGCCTGATTCTGGGTCTGGCCGGCTCCCTGCCCTGGCTGCTTCTGGGCCGCTTATCTGTTGGCTTTGCCATCTCTCTGTCTTCCATGGCTTGCTGTATCTATGTGTCAGAGTTGGTGGGGCCACAGCAGCGGGGTGTGCTGGTGTCCCTCTATGAGGTGGGCATCACTGTGGGCATCCTGTTCTCTTATGGTCTCAACTATGTCCTGGCTGGCAGCCCCTGGGGCTGGAGGCACATGTTTGGCTGGGCGACTGCACCTGCTCTCCTACAGTCGCtcagcctcttccttctccctgctgGGGCAGAGGGCACAGCAGCCCGCCAAGACCTCATCCCACTCCAGGGAAGGGAGATCAGCAAACTGGGCCCGGTGAAGCCACGGTACACTTTTCTGGACCTCTTCAGGGCCCAGGATGGCATGTGGAGCCGGACTGTGGTGGGCCTGGGGCTGGTACTGTTTCAGCAGCTCACGGGACAGCCCAACGTGCTGTATTATGCCTCCACCATCTTTCGCTCCGTTGGCTTCCATGGGGGCTCCTCAGCTGTACTGGCTTCTGTGGGACTTGGTACTGTGAAGGTGGCTGCCACCCTGGTCGCCACGGGGCTGGTGGACCGTGTAGGCCGCAGAGCCCTTCTGCTCTCTGGATGTGCTCTCATGGCCTTGTCGGTCAGCGGCATAGGCCTGGTCAGCTTTGCTGTGTCCCTGGACTCTGGCCCCAGCTGCCTGGCCACATCCAACACCAGCCAGCAGATGGACCTGCCTCGAAACTCGGCTCTGCTTGTGCGTTCATCTCTACCACCAGTGCTACACACCAGTGGGGACCAAGGACAACCAGTCCTGTCAGTCACCGAGAGACCCATCCATCCAGTCATCGCAGCCTC
The nucleotide sequence above comes from Mastomys coucha isolate ucsf_1 unplaced genomic scaffold, UCSF_Mcou_1 pScaffold15, whole genome shotgun sequence. Encoded proteins:
- the Slc2a10 gene encoding solute carrier family 2, facilitated glucose transporter member 10 isoform X2; this translates as MGWPTWRRERAQAPALGKVCPPLLQRGFDQEVRDPESSPPVQRYSLTMGLRPAVLPLCASVSLLGGLTFGYELAVISGALLPLQLDFGLSCLEQELLVGSLLLGALLASLVGGFLIDRYGRRRAILGSNVVLLAGSLILGLAGSLPWLLLGRLSVGFAISLSSMACCIYVSELVGPQQRGVLVSLYEVGITVGILFSYGLNYVLAGSPWGWRHMFGWATAPALLQSLSLFLLPAGAEGTAARQDLIPLQGREISKLGPVKPRYTFLDLFRAQDGMWSRTVVGLGLVLFQQLTGQPNVLYYASTIFRSVGFHGGSSAVLASVGLGTVKVAATLVATGLVDRVGRRALLLSGCALMALSVSGIGLVSFAVSLDSGPSCLATSNTSQQMDLPRNSALLVRSSLPPVLHTSGDQGQPVLSVTERPIHPVIAASLGPALSTASPVPTSPILEHTLLCWSALVCMMVYVSAFSFGFGPVTWLVLSEIYPVEIRGRAFAFCNSFNWAANLFISLSFLDLIGAIGLAWTFLLYGLTAVLGLAFIYLLVPETKGKALAEIEQQFQKSR
- the Slc2a10 gene encoding solute carrier family 2, facilitated glucose transporter member 10 isoform X1: MGWPTWRRERAQAPALGKVCPPLLQRGFDQEVRDPESSPPVQRYSLTMGLRPAVLPLCASVSLLGGLTFGYELAVISGALLPLQLDFGLSCLEQELLVGSLLLGALLASLVGGFLIDRYGRRRAILGSNVVLLAGSLILGLAGSLPWLLLGRLSVGFAISLSSMACCIYVSELVGPQQRGVLVSLYEVGITVGILFSYGLNYVLAGSPWGWRHMFGWATAPALLQSLSLFLLPAGAEGTAARQDLIPLQGREISKLGPVKPRYTFLDLFRAQDGMWSRTVVGLGLVLFQQLTGQPNVLYYASTIFRSVGFHGGSSAVLASVGLGTVKVAATLVATGLVDRVGRRALLLSGCALMALSVSGIGLVSFAVSLDSGPSCLATSNTSQQMDLPRNSALLVRSSLPPVLHTSGDQGQPVLSVTERPIHPVIAASLGPALSTASPVPTSPILEHTLLCWSALVCMMVYVSAFSFGFGPVTWLVLSEIYPVEIRGRAFAFCNSFNWAANLFISLSFLDLIGAIGLAWTFLLYGLTAVLGLAFIYLLVPETKGKALAEIEQQFQKSRFPLNFGCRQHSGIQYHRLDVSLAS